One stretch of Streptomyces sp. MMBL 11-1 DNA includes these proteins:
- a CDS encoding PucR family transcriptional regulator: MTGDYQELVDEISALLDAPATLENRDFGLVAFGAHDSDDDSAMDPVRTRSILTRRSTPAVRAWFEEFGITRATGPVRIPAAPEAGVFRDRICLPVRHRGVVLGYVWLLDADPGPTEEQLAAAMEVTARIGALLSDEARAGAGLSREFGAVLTAGPGRQRDTAVAALGEALGPDADGLHTVVCVTPWADDTPSVRGVASAAALATVAAPGGAGPLSLAALVRLRAPDRLDPALSAADRLRTGAGPAATGGIATPRRGLDELTVSWREATASARAARAETRLGPVARWSGIGPYRLLTALPGADDGPGDPAVAPLLTPPHRELAHTAEMFLDHAGQAGRTAAALGIHRQTLYYRLSRIQQITGLDLNDGEDRLLLHMAVKRARL; this comes from the coding sequence GTGACAGGCGATTACCAGGAACTGGTCGACGAGATCTCGGCCCTCCTCGACGCCCCGGCCACCCTGGAGAACCGGGATTTCGGCCTGGTCGCCTTCGGAGCCCACGACAGCGACGACGACTCCGCGATGGACCCGGTCCGCACCCGCTCGATCCTGACCCGGCGCTCCACGCCCGCCGTGCGCGCCTGGTTCGAGGAGTTCGGCATCACCCGGGCGACCGGTCCCGTCCGGATCCCCGCCGCCCCCGAGGCCGGGGTGTTCCGGGACCGCATCTGCCTTCCCGTACGCCATCGGGGCGTCGTTCTCGGCTACGTCTGGCTGCTCGACGCCGACCCCGGCCCGACCGAAGAGCAGCTGGCCGCCGCGATGGAGGTCACCGCCCGGATCGGGGCGCTGCTCTCCGACGAGGCGCGGGCGGGCGCCGGCCTGTCGAGGGAGTTCGGCGCGGTGCTCACGGCGGGCCCCGGCCGGCAGCGCGACACCGCCGTCGCCGCGCTGGGCGAGGCCCTGGGGCCGGACGCGGACGGGCTGCACACGGTGGTGTGCGTGACCCCGTGGGCGGATGACACGCCCTCCGTACGGGGGGTGGCATCGGCGGCCGCCCTGGCGACCGTGGCCGCGCCGGGGGGAGCCGGGCCGCTGTCGCTGGCCGCGCTCGTCCGGCTGCGCGCGCCGGACCGCCTCGACCCGGCCCTGAGCGCCGCGGACCGGCTGCGCACCGGCGCCGGCCCGGCCGCCACCGGGGGGATCGCCACGCCGCGCCGGGGCCTGGACGAACTGACGGTCTCCTGGCGCGAGGCCACGGCGTCGGCCCGCGCGGCACGGGCCGAGACCCGCCTCGGGCCGGTCGCCCGGTGGTCGGGGATCGGCCCGTACCGCCTGCTGACCGCCCTCCCGGGCGCCGACGACGGACCCGGGGATCCGGCGGTCGCCCCGCTGCTGACCCCGCCGCACCGGGAGCTGGCGCACACCGCCGAGATGTTCCTGGACCACGCGGGCCAGGCGGGCCGGACGGCCGCCGCGCTGGGCATCCACCGCCAGACGCTGTACTACCGGCTCTCCCGGATCCAGCAGATCACCGGCCTCGACCTGAACGACGGCGAGGACCGGCTGCTGCTGCACATGGCGGTGAAGCGGGCCCGGCTGTAG
- a CDS encoding isoprenyl transferase — MKLLPLFLRRPIEAVYERRLAATLVGLPRPQHVGIMVDGNRRWARKAGHTDVREGYRAGGAKVTTFLGWCTAAGIEHVTLFMLSDDNLGRPAEELGPLIEVIEETVRDITAEGRDWEVRAIGSLDMLPGASARFFKEATAATAGRGGLKVDVAVGYGGRREIVDAVKSAFEEHIAAGGDPAELVARFGIDDISRHLYSPVADHTDFIIRTSGEQRLSGFLLWQSAYAEMHWVDCYWPAFRHVDFLRALRSYANRERRFGK, encoded by the coding sequence ATGAAGCTGCTTCCCCTGTTCCTCCGACGGCCGATCGAAGCGGTGTACGAGCGTCGGCTCGCCGCCACACTGGTGGGCCTGCCGCGCCCCCAGCACGTAGGGATCATGGTCGACGGCAACCGCCGCTGGGCCCGGAAGGCCGGGCACACGGACGTCCGGGAGGGCTACCGGGCGGGTGGCGCCAAGGTGACCACGTTCCTGGGCTGGTGCACGGCCGCCGGGATCGAGCACGTGACCCTCTTCATGCTCTCCGACGACAACCTGGGCCGCCCCGCCGAAGAGCTCGGACCCCTGATCGAGGTCATCGAGGAGACCGTCCGGGACATCACCGCCGAGGGCCGGGACTGGGAGGTCCGGGCGATCGGCTCGCTCGACATGCTGCCCGGCGCCAGCGCCCGGTTCTTCAAGGAGGCCACCGCCGCCACGGCCGGGCGCGGCGGCCTCAAGGTGGACGTGGCGGTCGGCTACGGCGGTCGGCGCGAGATCGTCGACGCCGTGAAGAGCGCCTTCGAGGAGCACATCGCGGCCGGCGGCGACCCGGCCGAACTGGTCGCCCGGTTCGGGATCGACGACATCTCCCGGCACCTCTACTCACCCGTGGCCGACCACACCGACTTCATCATCCGCACCTCCGGGGAGCAGCGGCTGTCCGGCTTCCTCCTCTGGCAGTCCGCCTACGCCGAGATGCACTGGGTGGACTGCTACTGGCCGGCCTTCCGGCACGTGGACTTCCTGCGCGCGCTGCGCTCGTACGCGAACCGGGAGCGCCGCTTCGGCAAGTGA
- a CDS encoding proline dehydrogenase family protein, whose protein sequence is MLGPVILAASRSDKMRRFVSAAPGTRQVVDRFIAGETVDQVVPIVEDAADKGLEVTLDVVGEDITTPAQAEAARDAYLELVERLKDLGLGTRAEMSVKLSMFGQSLENGHELALANVRPVVEAAAAIGTTVTLDAEDHTTLDSMFAIHEELRKDFPETGCVIQSYLFRTEDDARRLAAAGSRVRIVKGAYKEPASVAYQDKAEIDKAYVRITRILMEGEGYPMIGSHDPRLVAIAQELGRQAGRKLDEYEFQMLYGIRSDEHIRLAAEGHRMRVYTAYGTDWYGYFMRRLAEKPANLLFFGRSILTKG, encoded by the coding sequence GTGCTGGGTCCCGTGATTCTCGCCGCGTCGCGCAGCGACAAGATGCGCCGGTTCGTCTCGGCCGCGCCCGGCACCAGGCAGGTCGTCGACCGCTTCATCGCCGGGGAGACCGTCGACCAGGTCGTGCCGATCGTCGAGGACGCCGCGGACAAGGGCCTGGAGGTCACCCTCGACGTCGTCGGCGAGGACATCACCACCCCCGCGCAGGCCGAGGCCGCCCGCGACGCGTACCTGGAGCTCGTCGAGCGTCTGAAGGACCTCGGCCTGGGCACCCGCGCCGAGATGTCCGTCAAGCTGTCCATGTTCGGCCAGTCGCTGGAGAACGGCCACGAGCTGGCCCTCGCCAACGTGCGCCCGGTCGTCGAGGCCGCTGCCGCCATCGGCACCACCGTCACCCTGGACGCCGAGGACCACACCACCCTCGACTCGATGTTCGCCATCCACGAGGAGCTCCGGAAGGACTTCCCGGAGACCGGCTGCGTCATCCAGTCCTACCTGTTCCGCACCGAGGACGACGCCCGCAGGCTCGCCGCCGCGGGCAGCCGCGTACGCATCGTGAAGGGCGCCTACAAGGAGCCCGCCTCCGTCGCGTACCAGGACAAGGCCGAGATCGACAAGGCGTACGTCCGCATCACCCGGATCCTGATGGAGGGCGAGGGTTACCCGATGATCGGGTCCCACGATCCCCGTCTCGTCGCCATCGCCCAGGAGCTGGGCCGCCAGGCCGGGCGCAAACTGGATGAGTACGAGTTCCAGATGCTGTACGGCATCCGCAGCGACGAGCACATCCGGCTCGCGGCCGAGGGCCACCGGATGCGCGTCTACACGGCGTACGGCACCGACTGGTACGGATACTTCATGCGCCGCCTCGCGGAGAAGCCGGCCAACCTGCTGTTCTTCGGCCGCTCGATCCTCACCAAGGGCTGA